In the genome of Nitrospira sp., the window CAATGAAAATGACAAAGTCAAAGGAGTCGCCTCATGACATGCATGCGGAAACCATGTCGTACTTATTGATGCAGTGGACAGCGGATGCTGGCTTCAACCGCGGGAGATGTACTGACTTGGGGGACGAATTAAGACCTATGCCGGACTGTACCTGACGTATTTCGGCTCACTGGCCCACGCGGTGCGATGCTTTGCCCTACCCCCTACGCAACTTAGACTGCCCCGTATCGAGATGCTCCGAATACCAGACGGCATCCCACAAGAAAAAGCTTACCGTACGACTCAACCGGCAGTATTTTTGTCCACTGTACTTCATACAGGCTCAGGGAGTATTCCCATCGAGTCTCAGCAATATGGAGTTCCAATAGTTGTCGATTTTGAGGTCGGCCACCCATCATCACGAGGATTCCATGCTCACTCCTATTGATGCAGTACACCTCACCCTGCTCAATGGTCGCTTGCTCCCCATCGAGCGATTCGCATAGGCTATAGGCGCACACTTTTTGTTCGCTCACCCGCATCTCCCGCCGTCGCGAAGGAAATGAAGCCTCCGTGTCTTTACGAACGCCGACCACAGCGGCCTCACCGTTCAGATTCCCTCCTCGGCGCATAGGCGATTCGTGGATGACTTCCTTCATTCCAATGTTCATGATGCCTCCAAAAATAAACGACCCTCTGCAGTTCGGAGGAGCAATTGTTATACCTGAGCAGAAATTAATACGTATACTGATTGCTGAAGAACCCTCTTTAAATTCCTGGTTTAAAAACGTATCGAAACTACACAGCGAAGGGATCTGGATTCACCATTCCGGTGTATTGTGAAGATAGCCCGTTGATTCTACGTATAATTCAGTCATGAATGACAAAGCATACAGGCCAGGATGAGTGCCCTTCACCAGAATGTAGGGTCCCAGAGAGCGGTGAATGGAAAAGTCGGTCATGTCAGATGGTTTGGCCTAAATCCTGTGCGGGAATACAGCTGTCGAGGTTAGGTCAGCGAATTGCAGTCCGGATATTTGCCATTTCTTACCGGGGCTAACTCAAGAATCAGCCAGCAACCCTGCAGGATTCACCTCACAGCTCAGCTTCTCCACCCGAAGGCCCAGCAAGCGGATGAGTTTTCGCTGCGGGTTTTCACGCTGATCGAGAAAAGGCAGCATCAGCCTCATGGCCTCCCGTCTCAATACTGCCCTCTCATCGGTCGCCATGGTCAACGTATGGGCGCGTGACTTGGTCACAAAATCCGCAAAGCGAACGGTGAGCACGACGGTTCGAAAGGAATGAAATCCCTCGTGATGCATACGATCACTCACGCCCCGAACAAGCCCATCGAGTTGAGTGAGCAGTGTATGACTGTCGAGGGTATCGGATTCGAACGTTTCCTGCTCCCCAATGGATTTTGGCTCCGAATATTCCTCGACCGGTGAGTCATCTCGTGCGCGAGCCTTCTCATAGAGATCCACGCCGCGTTTCCCCAAGAGAACTTCGAGTTGATGGAAGGTCAGCGCTCTGAGATCCGTGACAATCTTGATATTTTTTGCGTTCAGCATGCCTTCCGTTTTAGGTCCGATACCGGGGATGACCCGGATCGAGAGTGGAGCCAGAAACGCCTCGGCCTTCTGCTCGCGGACGACCGTGAGTCCGTCAGGCTTCCGGTAGCCTGAAGCGATTTTGGCGATCAACTTATTCGGCCCAATCCCGATTGAGGCCGTCAGTCGTTCCTCCGAATGGATCTCCTCTTTCAGACGGCACCCGAGGCGTTGTGCTTCCTCATACGATCCGGTCCAACTCATGTCGCCGTACACTTCATCTATACTGGCTTGTTCCACTCGAGGAATGAATCGTCGTACAATCCGCATCACTTTCTCCGAAACCCTTGCATACTTTTGCATGTCGACCGATACAAAGGTCACCGGCGGTTTCCCCATCCGGCGAGCAGCCTCAGACAAGCGCCAGGCAGTGGAGATCGGCGTCGCCGAGTGAATACCGTACGCACGAGCCAGATAGTTCGATGTGGCGGCGACCCCGCGGCCCTTCCCGCCCAGCGGGTCTGCGCCGACAACGAGGGGAACCCCTCGAAAAGATGGAGTATCGCGCTCTTCAATCGCCGCGAAGAACGCATCCATATCTAAGTGAGCGATAATCCTGAGCACTTTCATCCTATGGTACCTTGAGTACCGTCAAACGTCTGACGAAACTCACAGATCAGCAGATGCCCCATGGAGCGTTCCGTCGTTTTCGTCGTAGATTTTCATGGCAGAGGTGACGTACAATTGCCCCCCAGCTGAAAGATAAGACGGTTCAATTCCACGCAAGCAAAGGCCATCACTAGAAAGGAGACAATCCATGGGCATGAGCTTCATCAATTGGGTTGGATTCGTTATGCTGTTGCTCGCGCTGCTTCTCAATGAGGCATTCCTCGGAATAAACGCCTGGTACGACCTCCACATAGGGGCGATTCTTGCGGGTGTGGTGTGGCTGGTTGTTGCAGCCGCATTCTCGATGTGGCCA includes:
- the dinB gene encoding DNA polymerase IV, whose amino-acid sequence is MKVLRIIAHLDMDAFFAAIEERDTPSFRGVPLVVGADPLGGKGRGVAATSNYLARAYGIHSATPISTAWRLSEAARRMGKPPVTFVSVDMQKYARVSEKVMRIVRRFIPRVEQASIDEVYGDMSWTGSYEEAQRLGCRLKEEIHSEERLTASIGIGPNKLIAKIASGYRKPDGLTVVREQKAEAFLAPLSIRVIPGIGPKTEGMLNAKNIKIVTDLRALTFHQLEVLLGKRGVDLYEKARARDDSPVEEYSEPKSIGEQETFESDTLDSHTLLTQLDGLVRGVSDRMHHEGFHSFRTVVLTVRFADFVTKSRAHTLTMATDERAVLRREAMRLMLPFLDQRENPQRKLIRLLGLRVEKLSCEVNPAGLLADS